One window of Maridesulfovibrio ferrireducens genomic DNA carries:
- the rnfG gene encoding RnfABCDGE type electron transport complex subunit G — protein MNETLKMIVVLSLICGLSGFTLASLKDATNDKIEEQVMTYVQGPAISNVLIGFDNSPVKDRKKFDIPGTDTQITVFPAIKDGKLFGVALESAAKGYGGNVGVMVGFNIDGVNLSGIGITTMKETPGIGARVAKHGFTKQFRGHPASVELSSKGGDIDGIAGATISSTASVEAVKKAINIFAQLKPQITAAWIKGS, from the coding sequence ATGAATGAAACCTTAAAAATGATCGTGGTTCTTTCACTCATATGCGGCTTGTCCGGTTTTACCCTTGCAAGCCTGAAAGATGCCACCAACGACAAAATCGAAGAACAGGTAATGACCTATGTTCAAGGCCCTGCTATAAGTAATGTTCTAATCGGATTTGATAATTCTCCGGTTAAGGATCGTAAAAAGTTCGATATTCCGGGTACAGACACTCAAATCACCGTTTTTCCAGCCATTAAAGACGGTAAACTCTTCGGAGTCGCTCTTGAATCCGCAGCAAAAGGCTACGGCGGAAATGTCGGTGTAATGGTCGGCTTCAATATTGACGGAGTTAATCTTTCAGGCATCGGTATCACCACCATGAAAGAGACTCCCGGTATCGGAGCAAGAGTTGCCAAACACGGATTCACGAAACAATTCAGAGGCCACCCAGCGTCCGTAGAACTGTCATCTAAAGGCGGAGACATTGACGGCATTGCGGGAGCAACGATTTCATCAACGGCATCAGTTGAAGCCGTAAAAAAAGCAATTAATATTTTTGCTCAATTAAAACCGCAAATTACTGCAGCTTGGATAAAGGGATCTTAA